From a region of the Mercurialis annua linkage group LG1-X, ddMerAnnu1.2, whole genome shotgun sequence genome:
- the LOC126669557 gene encoding uncharacterized protein LOC126669557, protein MSGDRFFWLLKENFTVASVAGLLRVNSVHEQASISFLTQQIWKEILPPRIQFFFWLLARDRISYNMTLVRRGILDSEHSFCTFCLDEESSLHIVLHCNFAWSFWSLILANCSVIWVTPYSLKDLFVHWTSLSSGRHCNLWKLIWFFGVWHLWKNQNNRVFNDVSATVHSLVFLSIWKAVDFYRARNQIFAHSGNDVFRCIDFFCNNL, encoded by the coding sequence ATGTCTGGTGATAGGTTTTTTTGGTTGTTGAAGGAGAATTTCACGGTGGCTTCAGTTGCAGGGCTGCTGCGTGTTAATTCAGTTCATGAGCAGGCCTCTATTTCTTTTTTGACGCAGCAGATTTGGAAAGAGATTCTCCCCCCTCGCATTCAGTTTTTCTTTTGGTTACTTGCTCGAGATCGTATTTCTTATAATATGACTTTGGTGAGAAGAGGTATTCTTGATTCTGAACattctttttgtactttttgccTCGACGAAGAATCTAGTTTACACATTGTTCTACACTGCAATTTTGCTTGGAGTTTTTGGTCTCTTATTCTAGCGAATTGCTCGGTGATTTGGGTTACTCCTTATTCTCTAAAGGATTTGTTTGTGCATTGGACCTCTCTTTCTTCTGGTAGGCATTGTAATCTCTGGAAACTTATATGGTTTTTCGGAGTTTGGCATCTATGGAAGAATCAGAATAATCGTGTTTTCAATGACGTGTCAGCTACTGTTCATAGTTTGGTTTTTCTCAGTATTTGGAAAGCGGTTGATTTCTACCGGGCAAGGAACCAAATCTTTGCTCACTCGGGAAACGACGTTTTTCGATGTATTGATTTTTTCTGTAATAATCTCTAG
- the LOC126669562 gene encoding uncharacterized protein LOC126669562: MEPGHFWGYESQSDFQILDEDDGNKLLCLKADFEQLSKHIESLWNTKYFHIVAAIHSKNNSISEIFINGICYSSPSEIKQGVQSFYKDLFHKEPIIHYSLDSLPIKSLTDLQAGSLSIQFCEHEILDTLMSCDGNKAPGLDGFNYFFYKKASFPVGLNTAFLVLIPKFQGASDIKDFRPISLINGVFKLISKVLANRLSPLLPLIISENQFGFIKGRSTHECNMIATDIIHLVKFRREQVFLIKLDFRKAFNTISWSFILQMLHRINFDQKWISRISSFFDSTQLSVLLNGSPTENFFMGKGVHQGDPISPMLFVLAVESLKALLSKAIGLGLFSGVQVDGLDEPVSILQFADDTLIFVPNDLQMVENLLHILRCFELISGLKINYQKSSIIGINVDQFSLSKASDILNCKIKELPVSYFGLPNAKETDFQNIDHASCLYNDKENAIASNSLVMRVEFNLDVGSSRKTLLEGDENQSKDQLRNDYNQDDVLKSEIEVVVSLEIGIKLWDPVVASFNSQLSTWRDNLIAPAGRLTLIKSVLCSLPVYFLGSFCIPCSVADSLERIIRRFLWNGNVERRGFSKVAWAEVCLPFKAGGLNITPLRTRNICLLMKWLWKLMVYDENSLWFGVISSSSSIPEWFDIEGANTLHLSHIWKGIYNVCMKNRAAWECFTSSVFMCFGDGIRIRFWKDRWLKDDPLYILFPALFRLCRDKDSMISSFFDPQQGCFSRLN, translated from the exons ATGGAACCGGGACATTTTTGGGGATATGAAT CACAGTCCGATTTTCAGATTCTAGATGAGGATGATGGCAACAAGCTTCTTTGCCTAAAAGCTGATTTTGAGCAACTTTCAAAGCACATTGAATCATTGTG GAATACAAAATATTTCCATATTGTGGCAGCAATTCATTCAAAGAACAATAGTATTTCAGAAATCTTTATTAATGGAATTTGTTACTCTTCTCCGTCAGAAATTAAGCAGGGAGTTCAATCCTTTTAcaaggatttatttcataaagaacCCATTATCCATTATTCCTTGGATTCACTTCCTATTAAGTCCTTAACAGATTTACAAGCTGGTTCTTTGTCAATTCAGTTTTGCGAACATGAGATTTTAGATACTTTGATGAGCTGCGATGGAAATAAAGCCCCGGGCCTGGAtggttttaactattttttctaCAAGAAG GCCTCGTTTCCGGTGGGTTTGAATACTGCCTTTCTTGTGTTAATTCCAAAGTTCCAAGGAGCTTCGGATATCAAGGATTTTAGACCGATCAGTTTGATAAATGGGGTTTTTAAATTGATCTCTAAGGTCTTGGCTAATAGACTGTCTCCTTTGTTGCCTCTGATCATCTCCGAAAACCAATTTGGTTTTATTAAAGGAAGGAGTACACATGAATGTAACATGATTGCGACGGACATCATTCATCTTGTAAAGTTTCGCAGAGAGCAAGTTTTTCTCATCAAACTAGATTTCAGGAAAGCTTTTAACACTATTTCTTGGAGCTTTATTCTGCAAATGCTTCACCGGATAAATTTTGATCAGAAATGGATTAGCCGGATTTCCTCCTTTTTTGATTCAACTCAACTTTCTGTTCTTCTGAATGGATCTCCTACTGAGAATTTTTTCATGGGTAAAGGTGTTCATCAAGGTGATCCTATTTCCCCTATGCTCTTTGTTTTAGCTGTGGAAAGTTTAAAAGCTTTACTTTCAAAAGCAATCGGTCTGGGATTATTTTCAGGAGTTCAAGTCGATGGTCTGGATGAACCTGTCTCTATTTTGCAGTTCGCAGATGATACTCTTATTTTTGTCCCCAATGATTTACAAATGGTTGAGAATCTTCTTCATATTTTGAGATGCTTTGAACTGATCTCTGGCCTCAAAATTAATTACCAAAAGTCTTCTATTATTGGTATTAATGTGGATCAATTTTCTCTTTCAAAAGCGTCTGATATTCTGAACTGCAAAATTAAGGAACTCCCAGTTAGCTATTTCGGCCTGCc gaatgcaaaAGAAactgattttcaaaatatagatcatgcatcatgcCTTTATAATGACAAAGAAAATGCAATTgcgagcaactccttggtgatgagag ttGAGTTCAATCTAGATGTTGGAAGCAGTCGGAAAACCCTTTTAGAAGGAGATGAGAATCAGAGTAAGGATCAACTAAGGAACGATTACAATCAGGATGATGTCTTGAAAAGTGAAATTGAGGTCGTGGTATCACTCGAAA TTGGCATTAAACTTTGGGATCCGGTTGTGGCAAGTTTTAACTCTCAACTTTCAACTTGGAGGGACAATCTTATTGCTCCAGCAGGTAGACTTACTCTCATTAAGTCTGTTTTATGTAGTTTGCCAGTTTACTTTCTGGGTTCTTTTTGCATTCCCTGTTCGGTGGCTGATTCTCTTGAGCGTATTATACGACGGTTCTTATGGAATGGTAATGTTGAGAGACGAGGTTTTAGCAAAGTAGCTTGGGCGGAGGTTTGCTTGCCTTTTAAGGCGGGAGGCCTTAATATTACCCCTCTCCGCACAAGAAATATCTGCTTATTGATGAAATGGTTGTGGAAACTAATGGTTTATGATGAGAATTCTCTCTGGTTTGGAGTCATCTCATCGAGTTCTTCTATTCCTGAATGGTTTGACATAGAGGGTGCTAATACTCTTCATCTTTCTCACATTTGGAAAGGTATCTACAATGTTTGCATGAAAAATAGAGCAGCTTGGGAATGTTTTACGAGTTCGGTTTTTATGTGTTTTGGGGATGGTATCAGGATTAGATTTTGGAAAGATCGATGGCTTAAAGATGACCCTCTGTACATTTTATTTCCTGCATTATTTCGGTTATGTAGAGATAAAGACAGTatgatttcttcattttttgatCCGCAGCAAGGTTGTTTCAGCCGCCTGAACTGA
- the LOC126669537 gene encoding uncharacterized protein LOC126669537 translates to MVGQWELIPVPREENRSVDVIEKAAATYNTMYWSFQMKEKRLIPTLDETESLLVTEIDPWMKSLVAYLADGILPEARAKAAKLVRILSAYSLIEGTLYRTSATHPWSRCVSIEEGNYVLRELHEGNCGAHERAVTLSRKAMLQGFYWPT, encoded by the coding sequence ATGGTGGGACAGTGGGAGCTAATCCCTGTACCCAGAGAAGAGAATAGAAGCGTAGATGTCATAGAAAAAGCAGCAGCAACATATAACACTATGTACTGGTCTTTTCAGATGAAGGAAAAAAGGCTAATCCCAACCCTAGATGAAACCGAATCCTTGCTAGTCACAGAAATAGATCCCTGGATGAAATCGTTAGTAGCATACTTAGCGGATGGCATTTTACCAGAAGCACGCGCAAAGGCAGCCAAGCTAGTACGAATTTTGTCAGCTTATTCCTTGATAGAAGGAACATTGTACCGGACATCAGCTACACATCCCTGGTCCAGATGTGTCTCAATAGAAGAAGGAAACTACGTGCTCAGGGAACTCCATGAGGGAAACTGCGGAGCCCATGAAAGGGCAGTCACACTATCTAGAAAAGCAATGTTGCAAGGTTTTTATTGGCCAACATGA